Proteins co-encoded in one Arachis hypogaea cultivar Tifrunner chromosome 13, arahy.Tifrunner.gnm2.J5K5, whole genome shotgun sequence genomic window:
- the LOC112736752 gene encoding uncharacterized protein, with amino-acid sequence MCISASLVTLSLVTSLVALITQLQLVQCCPSSEWASLMAIKASLYEPNFGIFHTWRGTNCCYKWYGIACDPTTRRVAQINLNGLTVPDNRRRLNRHATTGYMTGHISPSICNLTQLSSITISDWKGISGIIPSCIQTLSLLQILDLSNNSITGQVPKSIGSLTQLTMLNLADNRISGTIPTTLTNLRNLVHLDLRNNLMRGHIPTDFGRLNNMNRAFLSHNLLTGPIPETISRIYGLAVLDLSMNRFSGKVHESLGRMPVLDSLKLKYNRLTGEIPSTVLGSRMTHLDLRGNMLSGEIADVFGERSYFINLDLSFNNLSGSVPKSLSSANYIGHLDLSHNRLCGRIPSGEPFDRLRTTSFEHNKCLCGMPLKPCTQETV; translated from the coding sequence ATGTGTATAAGTGCAAGTTTAGTTACACTCTCATTAGTGACGTCACTAGTAGCTCTAATTACACAATTACAATTAGTACAATGTTGCCCTTCATCAGAATGGGCATCCCTAATGGCCATCAAGGCCTCCCTCTACGAACCAAACTTCGGAATCTTCCACACGTGGCGCGGCACCAACTGCTGCTACAAATGGTACGGCATTGCATGCGACCCGACCACCCGCCGTGTAGCCCAAATCAACCTCAACGGCCTAACCGTCCCCGACAATCGCCGTCGCCTCAACCGTCACGCCACCACCGGCTACATGACCGGCCACATTTCCCCTTCCATATGCAACCTCACACAACTCTCATCCATCACAATCTCTGATTGGAAGGGCATTTCGGGAATTATCCCTTCTTGTATTCAAACTCTTTCCTTACTTCAAATATTAGACCTCTCCAATAACAGCATTACCGGACAGGTCCCTAAAAGCATAGGAAGCCTCACACAACTTACAATGCTCAATCTCGCAGATAATCGCATCTCGGGAACCATTCCAACCACTCTAACTAACCTCAGGAATCTCGTACACCTCGATCTCCGTAACAACCTCATGAGAGGTCACATTCCAACGGACTTCGGCCGGCTCAACAACATGAACCGGGCTTTCTTGAGCCATAACCTTTTAACCGGTCCGATCCCCGAAACAATTTCCAGGATTTATGGTCTGGCCGTTCTGGACCTCTCAATGAACCGGTTTTCCGGTAAGGTTCACGAGTCACTGGGCCGGATGCCGGTTCTTGACTCGCTAAAACTGAAGTATAACAGATTAACGGGTGAGATTCCTTCCACGGTTTTGGGTTCGAGGATGACTCATTTGGATCTGAGAGGGAACATGCTGAGTGGGGAAATTGCTGACGTGTTCGGAGAGCGTTCGTATTTCATAAACCTGGATCTGTCTTTTAACAACTTGAGTGGTTCGGTTCCAAAGTCGTTGAGTTCTGCTAATTACATTGGTCACTTGGATTTGAGTCATAACCGTTTGTGTGGGAGGATTCCTAGTGGTGAACCGTTTGATCGTCTGAGAACGACGTCGTTTGAGCATAATAAGTGCCTATGTGGCATGCCTCTTAAGCCGTGCACTCAAGAAACAGTTTGA
- the LOC112736753 gene encoding uncharacterized protein, translating into MPVTAAATLLFLAAVISAANSCPPSDREALLAFKAALREPYNGGIFNSWTGTNCCRNWLGVACDQNSGRVAEINLRATTLYTTFEKPHRQGYMAGHISPEICKLASLSSIVITDWQGISGDVPPCITSLSFLRIIDLTGNRITGTLPSNIGNLRQLTHLSAADNSITGVIPASISSLTGLTYLDLRNNRISGPIPNSLGQLRFLSRAFLNGNQISGPIPGSISRMYRLVDLDLSRNRLSGSIPESLGRMPVLATLNLNTNNLSGKIPSGLLGSGISDLDLSHNMLEGYIPDSFGPKSYFTCLELGYNNFRGSIPKSIAKAAFIGFLDLSYNHLCGPIPKGGVFDTLDESSFAHNDCLCGKPLLKAC; encoded by the coding sequence ATGCCTGTAACAGCAGCAGCCACCTTACTATTTCTCGCGGCGGTAATTTCCGCCGCGAACTCGTGTCCGCCCTCCGACCGGGAAGCACTATTAGCCTTTAAGGCTGCTCTCCGGGAGCCGTACAACGGCGGAATCTTCAACTCCTGGACCGGCACTAACTGCTGCCGGAACTGGCTCGGCGTAGCATGCGACCAGAACTCCGGCAGAGTAGCCGAGATCAACCTCCGTGCCACCACGCTCTACACAACGTTCGAGAAGCCTCATCGCCAGGGATACATGGCCGGTCACATCTCCCCGGAGATCTGCAAACTCGCTAGCCTCTCCAGCATCGTCATCACCGACTGGCAAGGAATCTCCGGCGACGTTCCTCCCTGCATCACCTCCCTCTCCTTCCTCCGCATCATCGATCTCACTGGAAACCGAATCACCGGAACTCTCCCCTCCAACATCGGAAACCTCCGGCAGCTGACGCATCTTAGCGCCGCCGACAACTCCATCACCGGCGTAATACCGGCATCGATTTCGTCGTTGACCGGATTAACGTACCTTGACCTCCGTAACAACAGAATCTCTGGCCCGATCCCGAACAGTTTGGGCCAACTAAGGTTTCTGAGCCGGGCCTTCCTTAACGGGAACCAGATTAGTGGGCCAATTCCGGGCTCAATTTCTCGAATGTATCGTCTCGTGGATCTGGATCTGTCTCGAAACAGGCTATCGGGGTCCATACCTGAATCATTGGGCCGAATGCCAGTTCTAGCAACACTAAATTTGAATACAAACAACCTTTCGGGAAAGATTCCATCGGGCCTGTTGGGCTCAGGTATCAGTGATTTGGACTTGAGCCATAACATGCTGGAGGGTTATATACCTGATTCGTTTGGGCCCAAGTCTTATTTTACGTGTTTGGAATTAGGTTACAATAATTTTAGGGGTTCGATCCCTAAATCCATTGCTAAAGCTGCGTTTATTGGGTTTCTTGATTTGAGCTATAATCACTTGTGTGGCCCAATTCCAAAGGGTGGTGTGTTTGATACTCTTGATGAGTCCTCATTCGCCCACAATGATTGTCTCTGTGGGAAGCCACTACTCAAAGCTTGCTAA